DNA from Branchiostoma floridae strain S238N-H82 chromosome 15, Bfl_VNyyK, whole genome shotgun sequence:
CACAGGACGACACAGTGTTGGGAATCAAACCCCTAACTTTTGTTTCTGTGCCCACAGGACGACACAGTATTGAGATTCAAACCCCTGACTTTGTGGTTTTGTGCCCACAGGACGACACAGTACACACCGTACCAGCCCGAGGTGGCGCAGGGCCGGTTGGAAAGCTTGCTGAACTATCAGACGTTAGTAACGGACCTCACGGCCATGGACATCGCAAACGCTTCCCTTCTGGACGAGGCCACGGCGGCGGCAGAAGCCATGGCGCTGTGTTACAGGCAGAACAAGAGGAGGAGATTCTATGTGGACAGCTACTGTCATCCACAGACTATAGGGCTGATCCAGACTAGAGCAGAGTAAGTCACATCACAGACTATAGGGCTGATCCAGACTAGAGCAGAGTAAGTCACATCACAGGCTATAGGGCTGATCCAGACTAGAGCAGAGTAAGTCACATCACAGACTATAGGGCTCATCCAGACTAGAGCAGAGTAAGTCACATCACAGACTAGAGGGCTCATCCAGACTAGAGCAGAGTAAGTCACATCACAGACTAGAGCAGAGTAAGTCACATCACAGGCTATAGGGCTCATCCAGACTAGAGCAGAGTAAGTCACATCACAGACTATAGGGCTCATCCAGACTAGAGCAGAGTAAGTCACATCACAGACTAGAGGGCTCATCCAGACTAGAGCAGAGTAAGTCACATCACAGACTAGAGCAGAGTAAGTCACATCACAGGCTATAGGGCTCATCCAGACTAGAGCAGAGTAAGTCACATCACAGACTATAGGGCTGATCACAGACTAGAGCAGAGTAAGTCACAGCACAGACTATAGGGCTGATCCAGACTAGAGCAGAGTAAGTCACATCACAGACTATAGGGCTCATCCAGACTAGAGCAGAGTAAGTCACATCACAGACTATAGGGCTGATCCAGACTAGAGCAGAGTAAGTCACATCACAGACTATAGGGCTGATCCAGACTAGAGCAGAGTAAGTCACATCACAGACTAGAGGGCTGATCCAGACTAGAGCAGAGTAAGTCACATCACAGACTAGAGCAGAGTAAGTCACATCACAGACTAGAGGGCTCATCCAGACTAGAGCAGAGTAAGTCACATCACAGACTATAGGGCTGATCCAGACTAGAGCAGAGTAAGTCACATCACAGACTAGAGCAGAGTAAGTCACATCACAGACTATAGGGCTGATCCAGACTAGAGCAGAGTAAGTCACATCACAGACTATAGGGCTCATCCAGACTAGAGCAGAGTAAGTCACATCACAGACTATAGGGCTGATCCAGACTAGAGCAGAGTAAGTCACAGCACAGACTATAGGGCTGATCCAGACTAGAGCAGAGTAAGTCACATCACAGACTATAGGGCTGATCCAGACTAGAGCAGAGTAAGTCACATCACAGACTATAGGGCTGATCCAGACTAGAGCAGAGTAAGTCACATCGCAGACTATAGGGCACATCCAGACTAGAGCAGAGTAAGTCACATCACAGACTAGAGCAGAGTAAGTCACATCACAGACTAGAGGGCTGATCCAGACTAGAGCAGAGTAAGTCACATCACAGATTATGGGGCTGATCCAGACTAGAGCAGAGTAAGTCACATCGCAGACTATAGGGCACATCACAGACTAGAGCAGAGTAAGTCACAGCACAGACTATAGGGCTCATCCAGACTAGAGCAGAGTAAGTCACATCACAGACTATAGGGCTGATCCAGACTAGAGCAGAGTAAGTCACATCGCAGATTATAGGGCTCATCCAGACTAGAGCAGAGTAAGTCACAGCACAGACTATAGGGCTCATCCAGACTAGAGCAGAGTAAGTCACATCACAGACTATAGGGCTGATCCAGACTAGAGCAGAGTAGGTGTTACATacataacacaaacacacacagttcCGCATGCATGTACACAGTCTAATTTTCTCAAAAAGCAAATAAGGCTTAAGGCATTTTAGCCAGTGCACTTCTTTTTCGGTGGCTGATAATGTAATGTGGCTTTGTTATGGCATATTGCACAGACGCACATCTGTGTGGACCAGTAACACAGTAATATGCAAAGCAAAGCAAGCAAAGTTTTTGTTTAGGCTCTTATGTCATCATTGTAATGAAGATTTGTGACCCTATCATAAGTTTCTTTCCCCCTTATGTAGGGCCATTGGAATTGTTACACAGTCAcacacttctacatgtacatggtaaaaACAGTAATACAACCCATGCAGTAATACAATGACACATAatgctttatcattttatgcaaGCCGATGTTTTGCTCATCCTTATATCCTAGTGTAGTGTAATGAAGTTTTGTGGACTAATGTAAGTCTCTCCCCCCTTCTGTAGAGCCATCGGCATCGACATCACTGTCAGTGACATCGTGAACATGGACTTCAGCGACAGGAACTTTAGCGGCATGATTCTGCAGTACCCAAATATGGAGGGGCAGGTTTATAACATGGACCTGCTGCAGAGGGTTATCACAGACGCACACGATAACGGGGTGAGTTATCACACGATAACAGAGTTATCACAGACCCACACGATAACGGGGTGAGTTATCACACTCTATAACAGAGTTATCACAGATGCACACGATAACGGGGTGAGTTATCACACACGATAACAGAGTTATCACAGACCCACACGATAACAGGGTGAGTTATCACACTCTATAACAGTTATCACAGACGCACATGATAATGGGGTGAGTTATCACACTCTATAACAGAGTTATCACAGATGCACACGATAACAAGGTGAGTTATTACACACTATAACAGTTATCACAGACGCACACGATAACGGGGTGAGTTATCACACACTATAACAGAGTTATCACAGACGCACACGATAACAGGTGAGTTATCACACTCTATAACAGAGTAATCACAGACGCTCACGATAACGGGGTGAGTTATCACACACTATAACAGAGTTATCACAGACGCACACGATAACGGGGTGAGTTATCACACATTATAACAGTTATCACAGACGCACACGATAACGGGGTGAGTTATCACACTCTATAACATTGTTATCACAGACGCACACGATAACAGTTATCACAGATGCACACGATAATGGGGTGAGTTATCACACACGATAACAGAGTTATCACAGACGCACACGATAACGGGGTGAGTTATCACACACGATAACAGAGTTATCACAGATGCACACGATAACGGGGTGAGTTATCACACACGATAACAGAGTTATCACAGACGCACACGATAACGGGGTGAGTTATCACACTCTATAACAGAGTTAGCACAGATGCACACGATAACGGGGTGAGTTATCACACACGATAACAGAGTTATCACAGACGCACACGATAACGGGGTGAGTTATCACACTCTATAACAGAGTTAGCACAGCTGCACACGATAACGGGGTGAGTTATCACACTCTATAACAGAGTTAGCACAGATGCACACGATAACGGGGTGAGTTATCACACTCTATAACATTGTTATTACAGACGCACACGATAACGGGGTGAGTTATCACACACTGTAACAGAGTTATCACAGACGCACACGATAATGGGGTGAGTTATCACACGCTATAACAGAGTTATCACAGACGCACACGATAACGGGGTGAGTTATCACACCCTATAACAGAGTTAGCACAGATGCACACGATAATGGGGTGAGTTATCACACTCTATAACAGAGTTATCACAGACGCACATGATAAGGTGGTGAGTTATCACACTCTATAACAGTTATCACAGACGCACATGATAATGGGGTGAGTTATTACACACGATAACAGTTATCACAGACGCACACGATAACGGGGTGAGTTatcacacacaaatgcacatgATAACGGGGTGAGTTATCACACTCTATAACAGTTATCACAAACGCACACGATAATGGGGTGAGTTATCACACGCTATAACAGAGTTATCACAGACGCACATAACAGAGTTAGCACAGATGCACACGATAACGGGGTGAGTTATCACACTCTATAACAGAGTTATCACAGACGCACACGATAACGGGGTGAGTTATCACACTCTATAACAGTTATCACAGACGCACATGATAATGGGGTGAGTTACCACACACGATAACAGTTATCACAGACGCACACGATAATGGGGTGAGTTATCACACTCTATAACAGAGTTATCACAGACGGACACGATAATGGGATGAGTTATCACACACTATAACAGAGTTATCGCAGACGCACACGATAATGGGGTGAGTTATCACACACTATAACAGAGTTATCGCAGACGCACAACCCCTGACCTTTGCCCCCAGACGCtggtgggttttttttttttttcacctttcattcacaagtcataaATCTAAAGTACAGACGCTGGTGGTGTTCGCGACTGACCTGCTGTCATGTACAGTAATCTAACCCCTGACCTTTGCCCCCAGACGCTGGTGGTGTTCGCGACGGACCTGCTGTCATGTACAGTTATCTAACCCCTGACCTTTGCCCCCAGACGCTGGTGGTGTTCGCAACGGACCTGCTGTCATGTACAGTTATCTAACCCCTGACCTTTGCCCCCAGACACTGGTGGTGTTTGTGACTGACCTCCTAGCTCTCACACTGATGAAGCCGCCCGCCGAGCTGGAGGCGGACATCGCGCTGGGCAGCAGCCAGCGGTTCGGCGTGCCGCTGGGCTACGGGGGGCCGCACGCCGCCTTCTTCGCTGTCAGGGACGAGCTGAAGAGACTCATGCCGGGTAGGATGGTCGGGGTCAGCAGGTGGGTCAGGGGTTAGAGGTGAGGGGTTAGGATGAGCTGAAGAGTTGAGAAAATAGACTGATGCTGGGCAGGATAGTCAGGGTCAGCAGGTGGGTCAGGGGTTAGAGGTTAGATGGAACTGAAGAGACTGATGCTGGCACGATGGTTGGGGTTAGCAGATGGGTCATAGGTTAGAGGTTAGAGATTAAGTGTTAGTGGTCAAAGGGACAAGGAGGAACTGGGAGGGATGTTTGGACCATACTCAAGAGTTGTTTTATGACTATTTCTTGTGTTACGTCACTATTGTTAGAATTTCACTTATGTTCATTGCTGTTCCCCCAGGGACTCAGCGGGGAGGGACTCGTACCGTCTGGCGCTGCAGACTCGAGAGCAGCACATCCGCAGGGACAAGGCCACCAGCAACATCTGCACCGCTCAGGTAAgcctctcattggtcagggctGGTCATGTGACTGCTTGGGTAAGGctctcattggtcagggctGGTCATGTGACTGCTTGGGTAAGGctctcattggtcagggctGGTCATGTGACAGCACATCCGCAGGGACAAGGCCACCAGCAACATCTGCACCGCTCAGGTAAgcctctcattggtcagggctGGTCATGTGACTGCTTGGGTAAgcctctcattggtcagggctGGTCATGTGACAGCACATCCGCAGGGACAAGGCCACCAGCAACATCTGCACCGCTCAGGTAAgcctctcattggtcagggctGGTCATGTGACTGCTCGGGTAAGGctctcattggtcagggctGGTCATGTGACTGCTCGAGAGCAGCACATCCGCAGGGACAAGGCCACCAGCAACATCTGCACCGCTCAGGTAAgcctctcattggtcagggctGGTCATGTGACTGCTCAGGTAAgcctctcattggtcagggctGGTCATGTGACTGCTCGGGTAAgcctctcattggtcagggctGGTCATGTGACTGCTCAGGTAAgcctctcattggtcagggctGGTCATGTGACTGCTCGGGTAAGGctctcattggtcagggctGGTCATGTGACTGCTCGGGTAAGGctctcattggtcagggctGGTCATGTGACTGCTCAGGTAAgcctctcattggtcagggctGGTCATGTGACTGCTCGGGTAAgcctctcattggtcagggctGGTCATGTGACTGCTCAGGTAAGCCTCTcatagcacgtcaccggaacgtactgcgcctgcgcgaaccctggtggtttggggcttggtttggtcaacgttgcattgaaatcccgcttgttgcacagtatatgttagagacatggtttcatgcaaaacgtacacgggattttacccttatatacgcacgtactttcttaaatgcggccctttagtaaaccgggggtttagcaaggtttagcatgtctatacttttcgcgcaggtgcagtacgttccggtgacgtgctgccTCTCATCGGTCAGGGCAGGTCATGTGACAGCATTGCAGCTGATTGGTGAGGCTGGGTCATGTGACTAGAATGTTTTCTGCTGCATCTAAGATTTGTGTGCCCAAAGTTGATGTGCTCTCTATATTTCCCATCAGGCATTGCTggccaacatggctgccatgtaCGCTGTTTACCACGGACCCGAGGGCCTCAAACACATCGCCACCAGGGTGCATCATGGGACATTGCTGCTAGCTGAAGGTGAGGGGAACAAGGTGATATCTGAGACTGTCCCAAAAAAATCCTGGGAACAGAAGTGTGTAATACTTGTATAAAAAGTATTTGTTATCCACAAGACTGGTGCTCCACATTTCTAAGACATCTTCAAGGGTCTCCTAACTTCTTGAGACGTCTCCGAGTGCATGCTGTATATATCGGAGATCCACAAACGGGTCTCCCAAAGGCGCTCCCCGTCCTGAAGATGTTTTAAAGGTCTCCTCCTGGTGTTCTTTTCTGTAGGTCTGAAGCGGGCGGGGCACCACCTGCAGCACGACCTTTACTTCGACACGCTGAAGGTCGCGTGCGGGACGGGACCGGGGGACGTGCTCGAGCGGGCGGCGCAGAAGGAAATCAACCTCAGGGTGTACGACGATGGCATGGTGAGGATCAAGTTACCAATGTTGAACTGTTGTACACAATGTTGGTTCAGTCTATGTTTTTATGAGATGACTTGTCTTTATTTGTGCTAAcataccgcccccctccccctgcagcTGGGAGTGTCCTTGGATGAGACGGTGGAGGAACATGACCTTGACGACCTGCTCTGGGTGTTCGGCTCTGAGTCCAGTGCCGTGAGTAAAACTCTCCCTGTTCTGGTTTGTGTgagtgcgcgtgtgtgtgtgtgcgcgtgtgtgtgcgcgtgtgtgcgcgcgcgtgtgtgtgtgtgtgtgtgtgtgtgtgtgtgagcgtgtgtgtgttgtgtgtgtgagcgtgtgtgtgtgtgtgcgcgtgtgtgtgtgtgtgtgtgagcgtgtgtgtgtgcgcgcgtgagtgtgtgtgtgtgtgagcgtNNNNNNNNNNNNNNNNNNNNNNNNNNNNNNNNNNNNNNNNNNNNNNNNNNNNNNNNNNNNNNNNNNNNNNNNNNNNNNNNNNNNNNNNNNNNNNNNNNNNNNNNNNNNNNNNNNNNNNNNNNNNNNNNNNNNNNNNNNNNNNNNNNNNNNNNNNNNNNNNNNNNNNNNNNNNNNNNNNNNNNNNNNNNNNNNNNNNNNNNNNNNNNNNNNNNNNNNNNNN
Protein-coding regions in this window:
- the LOC118431675 gene encoding glycine dehydrogenase (decarboxylating), mitochondrial-like, which produces MQRLARCVSVASRGRTLKRAASAGSRRTLSAAGSQPGAEPNFARVVAVPCRGKSSLASDAEGPRGLERIYPRHDCFADRHIGPRDHDKQAMLEVLGVKSMEELIEKTVPADIRLNRDMTVADPVPESEVLDRLRHIAGKNKVWRSYIGMGYYGTVTPTTILRNIFENPGWTTQYTPYQPEVAQGRLESLLNYQTLVTDLTAMDIANASLLDEATAAAEAMALCYRQNKRRRFYVDSYCHPQTIGLIQTRAEAIGIDITVSDIVNMDFSDRNFSGMILQYPNMEGQVYNMDLLQRVITDAHDNGTLVVFVTDLLALTLMKPPAELEADIALGSSQRFGVPLGYGGPHAAFFAVRDELKRLMPGRMVGVSRDSAGRDSYRLALQTREQHIRRDKATSNICTAQALLANMAAMYAVYHGPEGLKHIATRVHHGTLLLAEGLKRAGHHLQHDLYFDTLKVACGTGPGDVLERAAQKEINLRVYDDGMLGVSLDETVEEHDLDDLLWVFGSESSAGISEPVYSRQALLAEKMDSSPQGSIMNTPFRRTSPYLLHKVFNSYRSETQLVRYMKQLENKDVSLVHSMIPLGSCTMKLNSTTQMMVRQTYFTRGVQLAEAKFAC